The Fictibacillus arsenicus genome contains a region encoding:
- a CDS encoding ZIP family metal transporter: protein MEAALFGSVLSALATGFGALPVLFWSQVTHRFRDILLALTAGIMVAASTFSLIPQALELSNLTVLTIGITLGTLTLMILERFVPHVDLDHTRILKGIDAKAALVIAAITLHNLPEGLSVGVSYASDDAGLGGLIAFAIGLQNAPEGLLVALFLIHQKMNRLKAFFIATLTGAVEIVTAMLGYALTSYVENLVPYGLSFAAGAMLFIVYKELIPESHGDGHARSATLSFIAGLLIMIYLTQIFG from the coding sequence ATGGAAGCTGCTTTATTTGGAAGTGTTTTATCTGCATTAGCAACCGGCTTTGGTGCATTACCTGTTCTTTTCTGGTCTCAGGTGACACACCGGTTCCGCGATATACTGCTTGCTCTTACCGCAGGTATCATGGTCGCTGCATCAACTTTTAGTTTAATACCTCAAGCGCTCGAACTATCAAACTTAACTGTGCTTACAATCGGTATTACTCTTGGCACATTGACACTGATGATCTTAGAAAGATTCGTCCCGCATGTAGACTTAGATCATACTAGAATCCTTAAAGGCATTGATGCGAAAGCAGCTTTAGTTATTGCTGCTATTACACTTCATAACCTTCCTGAAGGGCTATCAGTAGGTGTAAGCTATGCGAGTGATGATGCTGGCCTTGGAGGATTGATCGCGTTTGCGATCGGTTTGCAGAATGCTCCTGAAGGATTGCTGGTTGCACTCTTTTTAATACATCAAAAGATGAATAGACTAAAAGCCTTTTTTATTGCCACTTTAACTGGAGCTGTTGAAATCGTTACGGCTATGCTTGGTTATGCTCTAACTTCATACGTTGAAAACCTTGTTCCTTATGGGCTCTCTTTTGCTGCGGGGGCAATGCTGTTTATTGTTTATAAAGAACTTATTCCGGAAAGCCACGGGGACGGACATGCCCGTTCAGCAACGTTATCCTTTATTGCAGGACTTTTAATCATGATTTATTTAACACAGATTTTCGGCTGA
- a CDS encoding YolD-like family protein, with translation MIRDRGTIKWTAMMLPEHVKMLREHQDGLDYGRKPELDEQKYEEFNEIICVAMEENRELKFKYYQKRKIAELIGHVHYVDEIKKELRVMDKINTMHLLKVMDIVDIEYTY, from the coding sequence GTGATTCGTGACAGAGGAACGATAAAATGGACTGCTATGATGCTTCCAGAGCATGTGAAAATGTTAAGAGAACATCAGGATGGTCTGGATTATGGAAGAAAACCAGAGCTTGATGAACAAAAATATGAAGAATTTAATGAAATCATCTGTGTGGCAATGGAGGAGAACCGGGAACTGAAATTCAAGTATTATCAAAAAAGAAAGATAGCCGAGCTCATCGGCCATGTTCATTATGTGGATGAAATAAAAAAAGAACTGCGCGTAATGGATAAAATAAACACGATGCATCTTCTAAAAGTGATGGACATCGTGGATATAGAATACACATATTGA
- a CDS encoding DinB/UmuC family translesion DNA polymerase: MNYEDMPERTILCMDMKSFYASCAAVRLGLNPLTCYLAVVGDTERQGSVVLAASPQLKADFGIRTGNRLFEIPKNKDIIVVNAQMSFFLERSMEITKLLHRYVPPESIHTYSVDESFLQADGTEKLWGSPQELAEKIRRDIWREFGLPCAIGIGPNMLMSKLCLDLEAKKKGVAEWGYEDVETKLWPLSPLSKMWGIGSRVERTLNRMGIVTVGDLAHYPLELLEKKFGIMGNQLYYHAWGIDLSEIGAPIMQGQISYGKSQILLRDYTDITEIKHVILEMCEEVARRARRAGKAGRTISFGVGYSKDEGGGGFYRSKTIEQPSNITMELYQVCLELFRTFYQGQTVRKISIALSNVCEDTETQLTLFSLDHPKKRQIGYVMDEIRQKYGSNSLLRAVSYTKGGTALYRSRLLGGHKA; this comes from the coding sequence ATGAACTATGAAGATATGCCTGAGCGTACCATTTTGTGTATGGATATGAAAAGCTTTTACGCCAGCTGTGCTGCTGTTCGCTTAGGGTTAAACCCGCTCACATGTTATTTAGCAGTGGTGGGAGATACAGAACGGCAGGGGAGTGTCGTTCTTGCTGCCTCTCCGCAATTGAAAGCAGATTTCGGCATCCGCACTGGAAACCGCTTGTTTGAAATTCCTAAAAATAAAGACATCATTGTAGTGAACGCCCAAATGTCCTTTTTTCTCGAGAGGTCAATGGAAATTACAAAGCTGCTGCACCGTTATGTCCCGCCTGAATCCATTCACACATACAGTGTGGATGAAAGTTTTCTTCAAGCAGACGGAACGGAAAAGTTATGGGGAAGTCCTCAGGAATTAGCTGAAAAAATCCGCCGGGATATCTGGAGGGAATTTGGATTGCCGTGTGCGATCGGAATTGGACCGAACATGCTGATGTCAAAGCTTTGCTTAGATCTTGAAGCGAAGAAAAAAGGTGTTGCCGAGTGGGGGTATGAAGATGTTGAAACGAAACTCTGGCCTCTATCTCCTTTAAGCAAAATGTGGGGAATCGGGTCAAGAGTGGAGCGGACCTTAAACAGGATGGGGATTGTGACAGTGGGTGACCTGGCGCATTATCCGCTCGAACTTTTAGAGAAAAAATTCGGCATCATGGGCAATCAGCTTTACTATCATGCATGGGGGATCGATTTATCCGAAATCGGTGCTCCCATCATGCAGGGACAGATCAGTTATGGGAAAAGCCAGATTTTGCTTAGAGACTATACAGATATTACCGAGATCAAACATGTCATTTTAGAGATGTGTGAAGAGGTGGCAAGACGTGCAAGAAGAGCAGGAAAAGCAGGGAGGACGATAAGTTTTGGAGTAGGGTACAGCAAAGATGAAGGAGGCGGAGGCTTTTATCGCTCTAAGACGATCGAGCAGCCGTCTAATATTACGATGGAGCTTTATCAAGTTTGTCTGGAATTGTTTCGCACCTTTTATCAGGGGCAGACTGTACGCAAAATATCGATTGCTTTGTCAAACGTGTGTGAGGATACGGAAACACAGCTCACTCTCTTTTCTTTAGATCATCCGAAAAAAAGACAAATCGGCTATGTCATGGACGAGATCAGACAAAAATATGGTTCAAATTCTCTCTTGCGGGCTGTTTCTTATACAAAAGGAGGGACTGCTCTATACAGAAGCCGTCTCTTAGGCGGACATAAGGCATAG
- a CDS encoding YqzH family protein, which yields MNRLLLRKMILRALKDYLWEEEDCMLTEQEWSQLEMKIMKQIKEEDQEEAMYAIIQDVVYDYFTNK from the coding sequence ATGAATCGCTTATTGCTTCGCAAAATGATTTTACGGGCATTAAAGGATTATTTATGGGAGGAAGAGGATTGCATGCTGACCGAACAAGAATGGAGTCAGCTGGAAATGAAAATAATGAAGCAAATCAAAGAGGAAGATCAGGAAGAAGCGATGTACGCTATAATTCAAGACGTTGTTTATGACTATTTTACAAATAAATAA
- a CDS encoding SDR family NAD(P)-dependent oxidoreductase, with translation MSTLKNKVVAITGASGGLGAHLALDAAKKGALPVLFARREDQLKIVQDTILNETGIKAPFYTLDVSDPDSVEQVFTQVLIDQKNVHILVNNAGFGVFEEFADAPWENIEGMFSTNVLGLMACTRAVLPHMLERGSGHIINIASQAGKISTPKSSVYAATKHAVLGFSNGLRLEVAHKGVHVTTVNPGPIATDFFTLADKSGNYVKNIQKFMLQPSHVSQKILEAMQRPVREINLPWWMNIGSTAYQVMPRLVEKLGGKSFRQK, from the coding sequence ATGAGTACACTAAAAAATAAAGTGGTTGCGATTACAGGAGCTTCTGGAGGACTCGGAGCACATCTTGCGCTGGATGCTGCGAAAAAAGGGGCTTTGCCAGTCTTGTTCGCAAGAAGGGAAGACCAGTTGAAAATCGTTCAGGATACAATCCTTAATGAAACTGGAATTAAAGCCCCTTTCTATACATTGGATGTTTCAGACCCTGATAGCGTTGAGCAAGTTTTTACCCAAGTTTTAATTGATCAAAAGAACGTACATATTTTAGTAAATAATGCTGGCTTTGGAGTCTTTGAGGAATTTGCAGATGCTCCCTGGGAGAATATTGAGGGGATGTTCTCTACAAATGTCTTAGGCTTGATGGCATGTACTCGTGCGGTTCTGCCGCATATGCTCGAGAGAGGCAGCGGGCACATCATCAATATCGCATCACAAGCTGGGAAAATTTCTACACCAAAATCAAGTGTGTATGCAGCAACAAAACATGCCGTTCTGGGTTTCTCCAACGGACTGCGGCTTGAAGTAGCGCATAAAGGTGTCCATGTAACAACAGTTAATCCAGGCCCGATCGCTACAGATTTTTTCACGCTTGCTGACAAATCGGGCAACTATGTAAAAAATATTCAAAAGTTTATGCTTCAGCCTTCTCACGTTTCACAAAAGATCTTAGAGGCTATGCAGCGTCCTGTACGTGAGATTAATCTGCCATGGTGGATGAATATTGGCAGTACAGCCTATCAAGTCATGCCGAGATTAGTGGAAAAACTCGGGGGAAAATCATTCCGGCAAAAGTAG
- a CDS encoding MBL fold metallo-hydrolase, with protein MTKAATIIPITLPTPFDVGPVNCCLLIGDAVTLIDSGPRTDEAREVLLSSLTENRLSFKDLDQYICTHYHPDHAGLSKEIQQAGVDTLMLKEAVPYVSGDSDFLKWADSFYIDLYRSFGVPDSLGRLELLKLKKYREFITPFMPDLTPLPGESVPGHEGFVFLKTPGHAPDHLSLYNEVQGVFIGGDVLLPHISSNALLEPPVLHEKDRPKTLLQYRETLQNLLTLNLQTVYPGHGEPFENAHELIRKRLHDQNERAKAIEKLLNDEPLTVFELCVRLFPKLYEKQLGLVVSEVSGHLDLLQEEGRIIKAEEEGLFYFRQTGAVR; from the coding sequence ATGACAAAAGCTGCAACTATTATTCCGATTACCCTGCCTACACCATTTGATGTAGGTCCTGTCAATTGCTGCCTCCTTATTGGTGATGCGGTTACTCTTATCGATTCTGGTCCAAGAACCGATGAAGCAAGAGAGGTCCTTCTATCTTCTTTAACAGAAAACAGACTCTCATTTAAAGATCTGGATCAATACATATGCACACATTATCATCCTGATCATGCTGGTCTCTCTAAAGAAATTCAGCAGGCAGGTGTGGATACACTGATGCTCAAAGAAGCTGTTCCTTATGTCAGCGGCGACAGCGATTTTTTGAAATGGGCTGATTCATTCTATATAGATCTTTATCGTTCTTTTGGTGTGCCAGATTCATTAGGAAGGCTGGAACTATTGAAACTGAAAAAATACCGTGAGTTTATTACTCCTTTCATGCCTGATCTGACACCATTGCCTGGGGAAAGTGTTCCTGGACATGAAGGTTTTGTTTTCTTAAAAACGCCGGGACATGCTCCTGATCATTTATCTCTTTACAATGAGGTGCAAGGTGTTTTTATTGGAGGAGATGTTCTTTTGCCGCATATTTCATCAAATGCACTCTTAGAGCCGCCGGTACTTCATGAAAAAGACCGGCCAAAAACTTTGCTTCAGTATCGTGAGACACTTCAAAATCTATTAACGTTAAATCTTCAAACGGTTTATCCTGGGCATGGTGAGCCTTTTGAAAATGCACATGAGTTAATACGTAAAAGGCTGCATGATCAGAACGAGCGCGCAAAAGCCATTGAAAAGCTGTTAAATGATGAGCCATTAACTGTATTTGAATTGTGTGTCCGTCTTTTTCCAAAGCTGTATGAAAAGCAGCTTGGTTTAGTCGTATCTGAAGTATCAGGCCATCTAGACCTTCTTCAAGAAGAGGGCAGAATTATAAAAGCAGAAGAAGAAGGGCTATTTTATTTTAGGCAGACAGGAGCAGTTCGATGA